One part of the Arabidopsis thaliana chromosome 4, partial sequence genome encodes these proteins:
- the PUM11 gene encoding pumilio 11 (pumilio 11 (PUM11); FUNCTIONS IN: RNA binding, binding; INVOLVED IN: biological_process unknown; LOCATED IN: cellular_component unknown; CONTAINS InterPro DOMAIN/s: Pumilio RNA-binding repeat (InterPro:IPR001313), Armadillo-like helical (InterPro:IPR011989), Armadillo-type fold (InterPro:IPR016024); BEST Arabidopsis thaliana protein match is: pumilio 9 (TAIR:AT1G35730.1); Has 30201 Blast hits to 17322 proteins in 780 species: Archae - 12; Bacteria - 1396; Metazoa - 17338; Fungi - 3422; Plants - 5037; Viruses - 0; Other Eukaryotes - 2996 (source: NCBI BLink).) — translation MDFGFFPGDLRQRGSFTDLGFNGFPLTSSVSNGFHFSGDRTTNPFLNLRKLDTTSLMADGVDMGLCQNLSKMSISDERSNFFNHSSFSGYGCYQGRESSFHGEASSSMRGFVGYGDVHRFEQDLRVRASFHGESAMSSYVGDGSDYHRLRFLALQEASNPNPRCFTENMSLLNRDYMLELEHFNQQIRRDFSLVPQKSPLAFHEERILPPFSAMGGSRELDGSAKCMKNKEDSLDLASMVDSYGSVYLMAKDQLGCRLLQKFVDEGNFVDVMIIFKEVINNVIELGTDPFGNYLIQKLIEVCNEEQRTQILIRLTSKPGLLVKISINNYGTRVVQKLIETVTTKEQISLVKSALVPGFLSLFRELNGNHVILNCLKFFSPNDNKFILEAATKFCIEIATTRHGCCVLQRCVSYSVGEQHEKLVDEISRNSLLLAQDPFGNYLVQYIIEKKVGGVNVLFELRGNYVKLATQKFGSHVVEKCLRYYPESRSQIVNELVSVLNFGYLLQDPYANYVIQCALSKTKGFVRASLVEKVRRYENLKMTPYCKRIFSKNLWKK, via the exons AtggattttgggttttttccTGGTGATTTGAGACAACGAGGTTCATTTACTGATCTGGGTTTTAATGGGTTTCCTCTAACTTCCTCTGTCTCTAATGGATTTCACTTTTCCGGTGACCGTACAACAAACCCTTTTCTTAACCTTCGAAAGCTTGATACGACGTCGTTAATGGCGGATGGTGTTGATATGGGTTTGTGTCAAAACCTCTCTAAAATGAGTATCTCCGATGAAAGAAGCAATTTTTTTAACCACTCTAGTTTTTCCGGCTATGGATGTTACCAAGGTCGTGAGAGCTCCTTTCATGGTGAAGCTTCTAGCTCTATGCgtggttttgttggttatgGTGATGTTCATAGATTCGAACAAGATCTGAGAGTAAGAGCGAGCTTTCATGGTGAATCTGCTATGAGTAGTTATGTTGGTGATGGTAGTGATTATCATAGACTCAGATTTCTTGCCTTACAAGAAGCTTCTAACCCTAACCCTAGATGTTTTACAGAGAACATGTCTCTTCTTAACAGAGATTACATGTTGGAGTTGGAGCATTTCAATCAACAAATCCGGCGAGACTTTTCTCTAGTTCCACAGAAATCTCCACTAGCTTTTCATGAAGAGAGGATCTTGCCACCATTTTCAGCCATGGGAGGTTCTAGAGAGCTTGATGGTTCTGCTAAATGTATGAAGAACAAGGAAGACTCACTAGATCTTGCTTCAATGGTTGATAGCTATGGTTCTGTGTACTTAATGGCAAAAGATCAACTGGGTTGTCGATTATTACAGAAGTTTGTAGACGAAGGAAATTTTGTTGATGTGATGATTATATTCAAGGAAGTGATTAATAATGTCATTGAGCTTGGAACGGATCCGTTTGGTAACTATCTTATCCAGAAGCTTATTGAAGTCTGcaatgaagaacaaagaacTCAGATTCTCATTAGGTTGACTTCAAAACCTGGACTTCTTGTCAAAATCTCCATCAACAATTATGG GACACGAGTGGTGCAGAAGTTGATTGAGACTGTGACTACAAAGGAGCAAATCAGTCTGGTTAAGTCAGCTCTTGTACCGggatttctctctttgtttagAGAATTAAATGGAAACCATGTGATACTAAATTGCTTGAAATTCTTTAGTCCTAATGATAACAAG TTCATTTTGGAGGCTGCTACTAAGTTCTGCATAGAGATTGCGACTACTCGCCATGGATGTTGTGTGCTTCAACGCTGCGTTTCGTACTCGGTTGGGGAGCAACATGAGAAGCTTGTTGATGAAATATCCAGAAACTCTCTTCTCCTTGCTCAAGACCCTTTCGG GAACTATTTGGTGCAATACATAATAGAGAAGAAGGTTGGAGGAGTGAATGTACTGTTTGAGCTAAGAGGGAATTATGTGAAGTTAGCTACACAGAAGTTTGGTAGCCATGTGGTTGAGAAATGTCTCAGGTATTATCCAGAGAGCAGATCTCAGATTGTGAATGAACTCGTCTCTGTTCTAAACTTCGGATATCTTCTTCAAGACCCTTATGCTAATTACGTGATCCAGTGTGCTCTATCGAAAACCAAG GGCTTTGTTCGAGCGAGCTTGGTGGAGAAGGTTAGAAGATATGAAAATCTGAAGATGACTCCATATTGCAAGAGGATATTCTCCAAGAATCTCTGGAAGAAGTGA